In one window of Mobiluncus massiliensis DNA:
- a CDS encoding helix-turn-helix transcriptional regulator → MAEKIIQLRKKNGWSQEDLAAELGVSRQAISKWESAQSIPDITRILDMSKIFSVSTDFLVKDELEMSDATTSVQEPAVSDASPSSPRVVSMEEAVGLLDVKTQSSKLAAWGTALCIFGAAFLVLFTFLIDFPGVRLSENLSLSIGMVGMVILVGTGVAALTAYGIRVKPFEYLEKEPFETAYGVDGMAKQRREKFHQTYVTKLFGGGLLCMAAVVMVLLGSMWSEDSSGNTTTLVSLVPAGVAVAGFGVYLLISASIPMRALRQLLQEESVAAPDKRSARIIEPISTAYWLIVLAVFLAYVFISKNWGMSWVIFPVALALYGALVAILHAILDNKSDKYTQGGKTS, encoded by the coding sequence ATGGCAGAGAAAATCATTCAGCTACGGAAGAAGAACGGTTGGTCACAGGAAGACTTAGCGGCCGAGTTAGGTGTCAGCAGGCAGGCGATTTCCAAGTGGGAAAGCGCCCAATCAATACCTGACATTACACGAATTTTGGATATGAGCAAGATTTTCTCGGTGAGTACGGATTTCCTGGTCAAAGACGAACTGGAGATGTCCGATGCTACCACATCTGTTCAGGAACCCGCCGTCAGTGATGCCTCCCCCTCCTCGCCGCGCGTCGTTTCCATGGAAGAAGCGGTGGGTTTGCTGGACGTGAAAACACAAAGTTCCAAACTTGCCGCCTGGGGAACCGCGCTGTGCATTTTTGGGGCTGCCTTTCTGGTGCTGTTTACATTCCTCATTGATTTTCCGGGAGTGAGACTTTCGGAAAACTTAAGCTTAAGCATTGGTATGGTGGGAATGGTGATACTGGTAGGAACCGGCGTGGCTGCGCTCACTGCCTATGGAATTCGAGTTAAACCATTCGAATACCTGGAAAAGGAACCCTTTGAAACGGCTTACGGGGTGGATGGCATGGCTAAACAACGCCGGGAAAAATTCCATCAAACCTATGTCACCAAACTGTTTGGCGGGGGATTACTGTGTATGGCAGCCGTTGTCATGGTGTTGCTCGGTTCAATGTGGAGCGAAGATTCCTCTGGTAATACCACTACACTGGTCAGTTTGGTACCCGCAGGGGTCGCTGTTGCCGGCTTCGGGGTCTACCTGCTCATCAGTGCGTCCATTCCAATGAGAGCCTTGCGCCAACTTTTACAAGAGGAATCAGTGGCGGCTCCGGACAAGCGCTCCGCTCGGATTATCGAGCCCATTTCCACAGCCTATTGGCTTATTGTGTTGGCGGTTTTCCTTGCCTACGTCTTCATCAGTAAAAACTGGGGCATGAGCTGGGTTATTTTCCCGGTTGCTTTGGCTCTCTATGGGGCGCTTGTGGCCATTCTGCACGCGATACTGGATAACAAATCCGACAAATACACCCAGGGTGGCAAAACAAGCTAA
- a CDS encoding histidine phosphatase family protein: MRLVLIRHGQTDSNLSGALDTAWPGRPLNATGREQAAALVEKYHQLVGAAPQRLASSFILRARQTAEPLAQEFSLPVQVDPDLREVRAGLLEMSTTQQDTREYLYTAIDWGTGNLDRRMPGAETGAQTLARFDRGIARLCAGLEDDPQATVVVIIHGAIMRVWGANRIEGLTLDLLSQFPCLNCSLTMATGSPTAGWKAELWSDRKLEDWPVVPGAQPRTSKEAREQLEAVLFS, translated from the coding sequence TTGCGACTGGTATTGATTCGTCATGGGCAAACCGACTCGAACCTCTCTGGGGCTTTGGATACGGCTTGGCCGGGGCGTCCTTTGAACGCCACGGGGCGCGAGCAGGCAGCGGCTTTGGTTGAGAAGTATCACCAGCTGGTGGGGGCGGCTCCGCAGCGTTTGGCCAGCTCATTCATCCTTCGGGCGCGCCAAACCGCCGAGCCGCTGGCTCAGGAATTTAGCCTTCCCGTACAGGTAGACCCCGATTTGCGCGAAGTGAGAGCCGGACTGCTGGAAATGTCCACGACCCAACAGGACACCAGAGAATATCTATATACCGCTATCGACTGGGGAACCGGCAACCTGGACCGGCGGATGCCCGGAGCAGAAACCGGAGCCCAAACTTTGGCGCGTTTCGACCGGGGCATTGCACGGCTGTGCGCCGGCTTGGAGGACGATCCGCAGGCCACCGTGGTGGTCATCATCCACGGTGCGATTATGCGCGTGTGGGGCGCAAACCGCATCGAGGGCCTGACCCTTGACCTGTTATCGCAGTTCCCTTGCCTAAACTGTTCCCTCACGATGGCTACCGGCAGCCCGACCGCCGGTTGGAAAGCCGAGCTGTGGTCGGATCGTAAACTGGAGGATTGGCCGGTGGTACCCGGAGCTCAGCCGCGCACCTCCAAAGAAGCCCGCGAACAACTGGAAGCCGTGCTGTTCAGCTGA
- a CDS encoding serine/threonine protein phosphatase encodes MNTLTKLIIIQAIILVIQIILYFGSERFQHVFHNPQRRLDQHIPRIPAFVYPYVLWFPLIVIFPIGLYYFSPGNWVALQLAWIFCVVVSVAAYLAYPTTFQRQELGQSLTERLLALVYKTSYRGVNCAPSLHCSTSMMIAFTAVVTVQMPWWLRVVSVLVAVAIVLATQFTKQHALVDLLTAIPVAAISLTIGFGVTAAGGTELIQTWFGL; translated from the coding sequence GTGAACACCCTAACCAAGTTGATAATTATCCAGGCCATCATCCTGGTGATTCAGATTATCCTGTACTTCGGCTCGGAGCGTTTCCAGCACGTGTTTCATAATCCTCAACGCCGGCTGGATCAGCATATCCCGCGCATTCCCGCTTTTGTCTATCCGTATGTGCTGTGGTTTCCGCTCATCGTGATATTCCCGATTGGGCTGTACTATTTTTCACCAGGCAATTGGGTGGCGCTCCAGTTAGCGTGGATATTTTGCGTGGTCGTCTCAGTAGCGGCCTACCTGGCGTATCCCACGACTTTTCAGCGTCAAGAATTGGGACAGAGTCTGACCGAACGCCTGTTGGCACTGGTGTACAAGACGAGCTACCGCGGGGTCAATTGCGCCCCCAGCTTGCACTGTTCCACCTCGATGATGATTGCTTTCACCGCCGTGGTGACAGTGCAGATGCCCTGGTGGCTACGAGTCGTCTCGGTCTTGGTAGCTGTGGCTATTGTCCTGGCTACCCAGTTCACCAAGCAGCACGCCCTGGTGGATTTGCTGACTGCTATTCCGGTCGCAGCAATATCGTTGACCATAGGTTTTGGCGTGACAGCAGCTGGCGGAACCGAGCTGATTCAGACGTGGTTTGGTCTATAG
- a CDS encoding amino acid ABC transporter ATP-binding protein has translation MSNDLMTNSPLDTADLGGIVDAFPDLQPGELIPAPADVAGTMVALRNVHKYFGHLHVLKGIDLDIHKGEVCVLIGPSGSGKSTVLRCINQLETITSGRIYLDGQLLGMSEEKAPLPGRRRSWYLKTGALTERNTVLRELPDKVVSAQRERIGMVFQRFNLFPHKTALENVMEAPVHVLRKSRDEAIEQARQLLDRVGLGDRMEHYPSQLSGGQQQRVAIARALAMDPELMLFDEPTSALDPELVGEVLQVMKDLARDGMTMMVVTHEIGFAREVGHTLAFMDEGQIMEIGSPAEVLDNPREARTREFVSKVL, from the coding sequence TTGAGTAACGACCTGATGACGAACAGTCCTCTGGACACTGCAGACCTCGGGGGTATCGTCGATGCTTTCCCGGATTTGCAGCCGGGAGAACTCATTCCCGCCCCCGCAGATGTGGCAGGCACCATGGTGGCTTTGCGCAATGTCCACAAGTACTTCGGTCACCTGCACGTGTTGAAGGGCATTGACTTAGACATTCACAAGGGCGAGGTGTGCGTTCTCATTGGCCCTTCCGGTTCGGGTAAATCTACAGTTTTGCGCTGCATTAACCAGCTGGAAACCATCACTTCGGGGCGGATTTACCTGGACGGTCAGCTGTTGGGAATGTCCGAGGAAAAGGCGCCCCTGCCGGGTCGGAGACGCTCGTGGTATCTGAAAACCGGCGCTTTGACGGAACGGAACACGGTCCTGCGCGAACTACCCGATAAAGTCGTGTCCGCCCAACGGGAACGTATCGGCATGGTATTCCAGCGTTTCAACCTGTTTCCTCACAAGACCGCCCTTGAAAACGTCATGGAAGCCCCGGTTCACGTTTTGCGGAAGTCCCGGGACGAAGCTATCGAGCAGGCTCGGCAACTGCTCGATCGGGTCGGTCTGGGCGACCGCATGGAACACTACCCGTCCCAGCTGTCCGGCGGTCAGCAGCAGCGAGTGGCGATTGCCCGCGCTTTGGCGATGGACCCCGAACTGATGCTGTTCGACGAACCGACCTCCGCCCTCGACCCCGAACTGGTCGGAGAAGTGCTACAGGTCATGAAAGATTTGGCTCGGGACGGCATGACCATGATGGTGGTGACCCACGAAATCGGTTTCGCCCGCGAGGTCGGTCACACCCTGGCTTTCATGGACGAGGGACAAATCATGGAAATCGGCAGCCCCGCCGAAGTTTTGGATAATCCCCGCGAAGCTCGCACCCGCGAGTTCGTCTCGAAAGTGCTCTAG